The Natranaeroarchaeum aerophilus DNA window TGGGCTCGAAGAACCTCAAGGCGGTCGTTGTCAAGTCCCAGACCAGAATGCCAAAGCCCGCGGACAAGGAGACGTTCCGCGAGGGCCACAAGCAGGCGATGCAGCTCATCCAGGAGTCCGACGTCACCCGTCCCAACGAGGGCGGGCTGTCGGTGTACGGCACCAACGTCCTGATGAACCTCACCGAGGAGATGGATGGCCTGCCGACCAAGAACGCGAAGTACACGTCGACCCGGTCGATGCGGGAGTCCGAGGGCGGCGACCTCGACGCCGAACTGGTCTCGGGCGAGCACGTCCGGGAGAACATCCTCGTCGACGAGCCGACCTGTCACTCCTGTCCGGTCGCCTGCAAGAAGGAAGTCGAGGTCCAGACCCAGCACAAAGGCGAGGAGCTGAACGTCCGGATGGAGTCCTTCGAGTACGAGTCCGGCTGGGCACTCGGCCCGAACTCCGGACAGACCGACGCCGAGGCGACCACGGTGATGATCGACCGCTGTAACGACCTCGGCATCGACACCATCGACGCGGGCAACACCATGGCGATGGCCATGGAGATGACCGACGAGGGGAAATTCGACGACCTTGACGATGGGCTCGACTGGGGCGACACCGAGGAGATGATCGACATGCTCGGTCGGATCGCTCACCGGTCGGACGACCTCGGCGATCACCTCGCTGGCGGCCCGGCACACCTGGAAGACGAGTTCGACGCCGAAGAGAACTCGCTGGCGGTGAAAGGCCAGACGATGGCAGCCTACGATCCACGGTGTATGAAAGGGATGGCGATCGGCTACGCCACCTCGAACCGCGGGGCCTGTCACCTGCGGGGGTACACCCCCGCAGCGGAGATCCTCGGTATTCCCGAGCAGGTCGACCCACACGATCCCGAGGGGAAAGGCGAACTCTGCGCGCTCTTCCAGGACCTGCACGCCATCTCGGATTCCTTTGACATCTGCAAGTTCAACGCCTTCGCCGAGGGGATCGAGGAGTACGTGCTTCAGTACAACGGCATGACCGGCCTCGACGTCACCGAGGACGAGCTGATGGAGGCAGGCGAACGCATCTACAATCTCGAACGCTACTACAACAACCTCGCCGGCTTCGACGGTGCGGACGACGACCTGCCCGGCCGGTTCGTCGAGGGCCACGAGGACGCCATCCCCGCACAGGGCGGTAGCGAGGGGCAACTGGCCGAGCTCGACCAGCTCAAAGACGAGTACTACGAGGTCCGCGAGTGGGTCGACGGCGTCGTCCCGGACGAAAAGCTCGACGACCTCGGCATCGATATCGGGCCCGGCACCGGCGTCTCCGCGGGCGACTCGGCGGCACCGGCGGACGACTGATCGGTTTCCATATTTATGAACGAGACGGACGACTTCGAGTTTCGAGTAGAGTCACGCCTCACCAGCCACGGCGTCTACGTCGACGAAGTAACCGAGACGGCCGACGGCTACGAGGTCAGCTACGAGTCCATCGCCGCCGAATCCGAAAGCGTCGTTCCCCATCGCGAGGTCGGCCGGGTGATCAACGTCTTCCGCGACCTGCACGAGGATGACTGGACTGGCGCGGATATCGACGCACTCGTCACCGACTTCGAGGGCAACAAAAAGGGCCACTGGTACGTCGAGGCGGAGTGGATCGACGAACTACACAACGGGAAGTTGACCGAAATAGAGTTCTCCGAGCGTGTCGTCGACACGATCACCACCCCCTGAGCAGCCGCGTCACGGCTGGGCGATCGCGACCGGTTCCCTGATCTCGACGCTCGTCTCGAACTCATCGAGTCGGTCGAGTGTGCGACCGTCCCGGAGGAACTGTGATTCGTGTGCGCGTCTGAGCGCGTCGGCCTCGCGGTCGGTGAGACCGAGTTCTTCACCCACCCGCGCCCAGTGACCATCGGACGCAAGGAAGTAGGTCCGCCCATCCGTACCGTCGATTCCCTCGAACTGTCTGGCGTACTCGACGCGCTGGTCAACGAGCTGTTGCTGGGCCCGTTCGAGGAGTGCTGAGAGC harbors:
- a CDS encoding aldehyde ferredoxin oxidoreductase family protein — translated: MTDMGGFNDHLARVDLGEGEVNYEAIDDEDAKKYIGARGLGVKYVFEQGPDVDPLGPDNLIAFMNGPLTGTQTTMSGRIAVCTKSPIRGQVTDSHHGGWSGARLKWAGFDGLLFEGKAEEPVYAYVEDGEVELRDASHLWGSGVHETVETVEDEIDGQYGKNLSIMAIGPGGENQVRYACIVNEDDRASGRGGTGAVMGSKNLKAVVVKSQTRMPKPADKETFREGHKQAMQLIQESDVTRPNEGGLSVYGTNVLMNLTEEMDGLPTKNAKYTSTRSMRESEGGDLDAELVSGEHVRENILVDEPTCHSCPVACKKEVEVQTQHKGEELNVRMESFEYESGWALGPNSGQTDAEATTVMIDRCNDLGIDTIDAGNTMAMAMEMTDEGKFDDLDDGLDWGDTEEMIDMLGRIAHRSDDLGDHLAGGPAHLEDEFDAEENSLAVKGQTMAAYDPRCMKGMAIGYATSNRGACHLRGYTPAAEILGIPEQVDPHDPEGKGELCALFQDLHAISDSFDICKFNAFAEGIEEYVLQYNGMTGLDVTEDELMEAGERIYNLERYYNNLAGFDGADDDLPGRFVEGHEDAIPAQGGSEGQLAELDQLKDEYYEVREWVDGVVPDEKLDDLGIDIGPGTGVSAGDSAAPADD